One window of the Amycolatopsis mediterranei genome contains the following:
- a CDS encoding mandelate racemase/muconate lactonizing enzyme family protein, whose translation MRITDLQTHHVGRYLFVSVYTDVGITGLGEVGAWAYLDAVEAILDKWRRYLVGQDPARIEHHWQYLYQSTFFRGAIVLSALAAVDIALWDIKGKRLGVPVHELFGGPTRDRVRSYAPVFGSTAEEMAAGCVELRDQGFTAARLVLPSFAEQRWERGAESYAGRVDDAVRKVLACREAVGPGFDLCVEAHRSLSVPEAIAVGRGIEQARPLFFEDPIAPESPDAMAEVARAVPVPIATGERAISVQEIQALLTRGATRYVRPDVCAVGGLTPARKIAALAEAHYVAIVPHNPLGPVSTAACLHLDASVPNFLIQEHPSFNTDGGEDVMIKDPLQFEAGYLAVPGAPGIGIELAPDAETLFPPAPRDLTPALAFDGSVQAR comes from the coding sequence GTGCGCATTACGGATCTGCAGACCCACCACGTGGGTCGCTACCTCTTCGTGTCGGTGTACACCGACGTCGGGATCACGGGGCTCGGCGAGGTTGGCGCGTGGGCCTACCTCGATGCGGTCGAGGCGATCCTGGACAAGTGGCGCCGATACCTGGTGGGGCAGGATCCCGCGCGGATCGAGCACCATTGGCAGTACCTGTACCAGTCGACGTTCTTCCGCGGCGCCATTGTGCTGAGCGCGCTCGCGGCCGTCGACATCGCGCTGTGGGACATCAAGGGCAAACGGCTCGGTGTGCCGGTGCACGAGCTGTTCGGCGGGCCGACACGTGACCGGGTGCGGTCCTACGCGCCGGTTTTCGGCAGCACGGCCGAGGAAATGGCGGCCGGTTGCGTCGAGTTGCGCGACCAGGGGTTCACCGCCGCCCGGCTGGTCCTGCCGTCGTTCGCCGAACAGCGGTGGGAGCGGGGCGCGGAGTCCTACGCCGGCCGGGTCGACGATGCGGTACGCAAGGTGCTCGCGTGCCGTGAGGCCGTGGGACCGGGGTTCGACCTCTGTGTGGAGGCACACCGCTCCCTGTCCGTGCCGGAGGCGATCGCCGTGGGCCGGGGTATCGAGCAGGCCCGGCCGCTGTTTTTCGAGGACCCGATCGCGCCGGAGAGCCCGGACGCAATGGCGGAGGTCGCGCGGGCTGTCCCGGTGCCGATCGCGACCGGGGAACGGGCGATTTCCGTGCAGGAGATCCAGGCCCTGCTGACGCGGGGCGCGACTCGGTACGTGCGGCCGGACGTGTGTGCGGTCGGCGGCCTGACGCCGGCGCGCAAGATCGCCGCACTGGCCGAGGCCCATTATGTGGCGATCGTGCCGCACAACCCGCTGGGACCGGTGTCGACGGCGGCGTGCCTGCACCTGGACGCGTCCGTGCCGAACTTCCTGATCCAGGAGCACCCGAGCTTCAACACCGACGGCGGCGAGGATGTCATGATCAAGGACCCGTTGCAGTTCGAAGCCGGCTACTTGGCGGTGCCCGGCGCCCCCGGCATCGGCATCGAACTGGCGCCGGACGCCGAGACGCTGTTCCCGCCCGCGCCACGCGACCTCACCCCGGCGCTGGCGTTCGACGGATCGGTGCAGGCCCGATGA
- a CDS encoding MFS transporter, whose protein sequence is MSAAPVRGTPATRSSSLSPRRSWLIIGVVFVQWLVGYFDKTAMSIIAVPVSREFGFNPTEMGMVLSAFFLGFAVVTPLGGYLADRYGARRVLLVVMLLWSAFTGVTALAWSLVSLIVLRGIFGAAEGSFPPASSVAVAELMPVRQRGRAKSLLMSGATLGTAFGAYLVASLTETWGWRGAFWLFCGIGLLLSGVFLVVSRPMSGPGAGRSGSAERIPVLRVLRTPLVGKLAVMQFGVGIFTWGMSQWMPTYWVQVKGLKLTSAGLATAIPSLVAFVAMIGVGFAADRFSRKEGRVVAGLMSVAIVFVLLTYFASSVVAGVVFLSVAQVAAAACAPLLSIVILKRMRRSVTGTATGITNFGQQFAGVIAPTAMGALIQATGGSYLAVFVLVMAVMAVAALIALTADRVELGELAQDRDAAAG, encoded by the coding sequence ATGAGCGCGGCACCTGTACGGGGCACACCGGCGACGCGGTCCTCGTCCCTCTCGCCGCGCCGAAGCTGGCTGATCATCGGCGTTGTTTTCGTCCAGTGGCTGGTGGGCTACTTCGACAAGACCGCGATGAGCATCATCGCGGTGCCCGTTTCCCGGGAATTCGGGTTCAACCCGACCGAAATGGGCATGGTGCTCAGCGCGTTCTTCCTCGGCTTCGCCGTGGTGACTCCGCTCGGCGGCTACCTGGCCGACCGGTACGGCGCCCGGCGAGTGCTGCTGGTCGTGATGCTGCTGTGGTCGGCCTTCACCGGCGTGACCGCGCTGGCCTGGTCACTCGTCTCGCTCATCGTGCTGCGCGGGATCTTCGGCGCGGCCGAAGGCAGCTTTCCGCCGGCGAGCTCGGTCGCGGTCGCCGAGCTCATGCCCGTACGCCAGCGCGGCAGGGCGAAATCCCTGCTGATGTCCGGCGCCACGCTGGGCACCGCGTTCGGCGCCTACCTGGTCGCGTCGCTGACCGAAACCTGGGGCTGGCGCGGCGCGTTCTGGCTCTTCTGTGGGATCGGCCTGCTGCTCAGCGGTGTTTTCCTGGTCGTGTCCCGGCCGATGTCGGGCCCGGGCGCCGGCCGTTCCGGTTCGGCCGAGCGGATTCCGGTGCTCCGGGTCCTGCGGACTCCGCTGGTGGGGAAGCTCGCCGTGATGCAGTTCGGCGTCGGTATCTTCACCTGGGGCATGAGCCAGTGGATGCCGACCTACTGGGTGCAGGTGAAAGGGCTCAAGCTGACCAGCGCGGGCCTGGCGACCGCGATCCCCAGCCTCGTCGCGTTCGTCGCGATGATCGGCGTCGGGTTCGCCGCCGACCGGTTCAGCCGCAAGGAAGGCCGCGTGGTCGCCGGGCTGATGTCGGTCGCGATCGTGTTCGTGCTGCTGACCTATTTCGCGTCGAGCGTCGTCGCCGGGGTGGTGTTCCTGTCCGTGGCGCAAGTGGCCGCCGCGGCCTGTGCACCGCTGCTGTCGATCGTGATCCTCAAGCGCATGCGCCGCTCGGTGACCGGCACCGCGACCGGCATCACCAACTTCGGGCAGCAGTTCGCCGGGGTGATCGCACCGACTGCGATGGGCGCGCTGATCCAGGCGACCGGCGGCTCCTACCTTGCGGTGTTCGTGCTCGTCATGGCGGTGATGGCGGTCGCCGCACTCATCGCCCTCACCGCCGATCGCGTCGAGCTGGGTGAACTCGCCCAAGACCGCGACGCAGCCGCCGGGTAG